In a genomic window of Chloroflexi bacterium ADurb.Bin180:
- a CDS encoding GIY-YIG nuclease superfamily protein, whose translation MWYVYLLECADGTLYTGIAVDTERRLRCHNAGRGARYTRTRLPVKLIGCKAVSCHAEALRQERRLKTWTPQHKRGWFLH comes from the coding sequence GTGTGGTACGTCTACCTGCTCGAGTGCGCCGACGGCACGCTGTACACCGGCATTGCGGTGGACACCGAACGCCGTCTGCGCTGTCACAATGCGGGGCGAGGAGCACGCTACACACGCACCAGACTGCCGGTCAAGCTGATCGGCTGCAAGGCAGTGTCCTGTCACGCCGAGGCATTGCGGCAGGAGCGCCGGCTCAAGACCTGGACACCGCAGCACAAGCGGGGTTGGTTCCTGCACTGA